In Virgibacillus sp. NKC19-16, a single genomic region encodes these proteins:
- a CDS encoding competence protein ComK, with protein MGKGGAPVYIIGKQTKAIMRKDATYYRTQILEEGRKRHSSYTLEYILDQSCKAFASSLKGRKDAVKEILNSASKLPIPIDTDSNIYMMPTTSLKNKDCVFLAFHQIKFYVERDDKTFIGFHDGSGIYVNASYNTVDMQHKRASQLILYFNRSNIFGEGIWT; from the coding sequence ATGGGAAAGGGAGGAGCACCGGTATACATCATTGGGAAACAGACAAAAGCGATTATGAGAAAGGACGCAACCTATTATCGTACACAAATTTTAGAAGAAGGTAGAAAGAGGCATTCCAGCTATACACTGGAATACATCCTTGATCAGAGCTGTAAAGCGTTTGCTTCAAGTCTAAAAGGAAGAAAGGATGCTGTAAAGGAGATCTTGAATTCTGCAAGTAAGTTACCAATTCCTATTGATACGGATAGCAACATATATATGATGCCAACAACTTCGCTTAAAAATAAGGACTGTGTATTTTTGGCATTTCATCAGATCAAATTCTATGTGGAACGTGATGACAAAACATTTATCGGTTTTCATGATGGTTCAGGAATTTATGTAAATGCTTCATACAATACCGTTGATATGCAACATAAGCGGGCAAGCCAACTTATTTTATATTTCAACCGTAGCAACATCTTTGGAGAAGGTATTTGGACATGA
- a CDS encoding efflux RND transporter periplasmic adaptor subunit, which translates to MKRILFGMIAIVLIMLLAACTEEDDTNENEEEEEEIPTQVETVEATEGDLVIDRLVYGRTSPSSTAPVGLQNPGEVDTLEVENGDQVEEDDLIATIATPAGNQDITASAAGEITNLEASEGDRVSTEEPLAVVADLDSMILTFSVTADVQKLFSTEDTLDVVIDDNEYEAEITEIGKMPDDTGLYPVEATVENEDGDILPGMIGEMSVPENRVEESIIVPTEAITRVDDEAFVYVIDGDQIANQIAVTVQETQSDETAIEGEVQAGDEIVVDGQLTLNDGSAVNVVEGE; encoded by the coding sequence ATGAAGCGAATACTTTTTGGCATGATTGCAATTGTACTCATTATGCTGTTAGCCGCATGTACCGAAGAAGATGATACAAATGAAAATGAAGAAGAAGAGGAAGAGATTCCAACACAGGTGGAAACGGTTGAGGCGACAGAAGGTGATTTAGTTATTGACAGATTGGTGTATGGACGCACGTCCCCATCAAGCACAGCACCAGTTGGGCTTCAAAACCCAGGTGAAGTTGATACATTAGAGGTGGAAAATGGTGATCAGGTAGAAGAAGATGATCTGATTGCGACCATAGCTACGCCTGCTGGAAATCAGGATATAACAGCATCAGCTGCAGGGGAAATCACAAATTTAGAAGCCTCAGAAGGGGACAGGGTAAGCACAGAAGAGCCATTAGCCGTTGTTGCTGATCTGGATAGCATGATTTTGACATTTAGCGTAACAGCCGATGTTCAAAAGCTTTTTTCAACGGAAGATACATTGGATGTTGTGATTGATGATAATGAATATGAAGCAGAAATTACTGAAATTGGTAAGATGCCTGACGATACAGGGTTATATCCGGTAGAAGCAACAGTTGAGAATGAAGATGGAGATATCCTGCCTGGAATGATTGGAGAGATGAGCGTTCCTGAGAACAGGGTAGAAGAATCCATTATCGTTCCGACAGAGGCGATTACTCGTGTTGATGATGAGGCTTTTGTCTATGTTATCGATGGTGATCAGATTGCAAACCAAATAGCTGTAACCGTTCAGGAAACACAATCCGATGAAACGGCCATCGAAGGCGAAGTTCAAGCAGGAGATGAGATCGTTGTCGATGGGCAATTGACTCTAAATGATGGCAGCGCAGTAAACGTTGTGGAAGGGGAATAA
- a CDS encoding efflux RND transporter permease subunit — protein sequence MKLVNTSVKRPVGVIMIVLAIIALGIVSVRNLSVDLFPDIELPVAVVATTYEDAAPQDVENVISQPLEAAVSSVEGIDTVQSQSQSGSSLVMMMFTSGTDLDQALLDVRESVDQVSGSLPEGAGEPNIMRFSPDQMPIVTMGLTGGDPEELTQIANNDIVPFFERQEGVASVTVEGGEEREIQLVLDQEKLQQYGMSPQTIATALNSSNQSASVGNVEQGNKDLQLRVTGEFESLEDIEQTIVQSESGATVHVEDIAEVNDTTKESSTTLVNGEPSIVLNMMKKTDANTVDVATTIQERMDELSGDLPEDVNMETIIDTSEFTQMSIDSVVQNILIAGAIAVFILLLFLKSVRATLVIGFSIPIALISTFALLYFTGQTLNVLTLGGLALGIGMMVDSSIVILEHIYSYRQRGYSLVESATKGASELAPAVIASTTTTLVVFLPMIFVEGIAADLFTPLGLAVAFALVTSLIVAITLVPMLSSKMLSKAMAESGRRYWFDRFLHWLGGKYRSALEWVLHHRKTTIAGTLIAIVASLALIPFVGAAFIPASDQGQMQIQVETETGSSADYTEEKVIQVNEELANHQDLIDSSYVSVGGGGMMGASANTATYTVQLIPAGERETSTDSLVQELDGELQSVTGAEITVSSISDMSTGDPIQIQLNGPEHEVLRELSDDVVNTISSIDGVFNPSSAADEAVPQMNIDINDDQAAMYGLNQEQILGQVQMQFNGQVVTRYSEAGEEMDVSMIYPEDTRSTINDLEDMKIQSQTGSQVPLQEVASFEQIQGPVALLRENQQPQMNVTSAISGRDLGSVVGDIESALEDMNLPEGYSYNMGGQAEDMADAFSQLALALVFSIFLVYAVMAIQFENFLYPLIIMFALPTTVVGVMLGFLVTGLPLSTVAFIGLIMLAGIVVNNSIVLVDYMNILRRKGMEKHEAIIEAGRSRLRPILMTTLTTVLAMVPIALAIGEGAELQQPLAVTIIFGLSVSSMFTLLLVPVVYSMFDDLTKKITERKKKKEV from the coding sequence TTGAAGCTAGTAAATACATCCGTTAAACGTCCTGTTGGCGTCATAATGATTGTACTTGCAATCATTGCGCTCGGCATTGTAAGTGTACGTAATTTGTCGGTAGATCTTTTTCCGGATATTGAATTGCCGGTAGCAGTTGTAGCAACAACTTATGAAGATGCGGCACCACAGGATGTAGAAAATGTCATTAGTCAGCCACTCGAAGCTGCTGTTAGTTCCGTTGAAGGGATTGATACCGTACAATCCCAATCTCAATCCGGTTCATCCCTCGTTATGATGATGTTCACCAGTGGAACAGACTTGGATCAGGCCTTACTCGATGTACGTGAAAGTGTTGACCAAGTTAGTGGTTCCCTTCCGGAGGGAGCAGGAGAACCAAATATCATGCGCTTTAGTCCGGATCAAATGCCAATTGTAACCATGGGGTTAACCGGTGGGGATCCGGAAGAATTAACACAGATTGCCAATAATGATATCGTGCCATTCTTTGAACGTCAGGAGGGGGTTGCTTCTGTAACGGTGGAAGGTGGCGAGGAGCGCGAAATTCAACTAGTGCTTGATCAGGAGAAATTGCAGCAATATGGTATGAGCCCGCAAACTATTGCTACTGCGCTGAACAGCTCGAATCAATCAGCATCTGTCGGCAATGTTGAACAAGGGAATAAAGATCTTCAGCTGCGTGTAACCGGTGAATTTGAGTCATTAGAGGATATTGAACAAACGATTGTTCAATCCGAGTCCGGGGCCACTGTTCACGTAGAAGACATTGCTGAAGTAAATGATACGACGAAGGAATCTTCAACAACACTTGTAAATGGAGAGCCTTCCATTGTCCTAAACATGATGAAGAAAACGGACGCCAACACAGTTGATGTTGCAACAACCATTCAGGAGAGAATGGATGAATTAAGTGGGGACCTGCCTGAGGATGTAAATATGGAGACAATCATTGATACATCCGAATTTACGCAGATGTCCATTGATTCTGTTGTACAAAATATCTTAATCGCTGGGGCTATAGCCGTTTTTATTTTACTCCTATTTTTAAAAAGTGTACGCGCAACGCTTGTAATTGGTTTTTCGATTCCGATTGCGCTTATCTCGACATTTGCTCTATTATATTTCACGGGTCAAACACTTAATGTATTAACGCTAGGTGGATTAGCATTAGGAATAGGGATGATGGTCGATAGTTCGATTGTTATTTTAGAACATATCTACTCCTACAGGCAGAGAGGTTACAGTTTAGTTGAATCTGCAACGAAAGGAGCATCAGAGCTTGCGCCGGCAGTGATTGCATCCACCACTACAACATTGGTCGTCTTTTTGCCAATGATCTTTGTGGAAGGTATTGCAGCCGATCTGTTTACACCACTCGGGTTAGCCGTAGCATTTGCGTTAGTCACATCCCTTATCGTAGCCATCACGCTCGTACCGATGCTTTCATCGAAAATGTTATCCAAAGCAATGGCAGAAAGTGGCCGCCGTTATTGGTTTGACCGTTTTCTACATTGGCTTGGGGGCAAGTATCGCAGTGCACTGGAATGGGTGCTCCACCACCGTAAAACAACGATTGCAGGGACGCTTATTGCAATTGTAGCCAGCCTTGCATTAATACCATTTGTTGGTGCAGCGTTTATCCCGGCATCCGATCAGGGTCAAATGCAAATCCAGGTGGAAACAGAAACCGGAAGTTCAGCGGATTATACCGAGGAAAAAGTTATTCAAGTAAATGAGGAATTAGCAAATCACCAGGATCTCATTGACTCTAGTTATGTTTCTGTTGGTGGGGGCGGCATGATGGGGGCAAGTGCAAATACAGCCACCTATACCGTGCAGTTAATACCAGCTGGAGAGAGAGAGACGTCTACAGATTCCTTAGTCCAGGAACTCGACGGAGAACTGCAATCGGTCACTGGAGCAGAAATCACTGTTAGTTCAATTAGTGACATGAGTACAGGAGACCCGATTCAGATCCAGTTAAATGGTCCGGAACATGAAGTCCTGCGTGAATTATCGGATGATGTTGTGAATACTATTTCATCCATCGATGGTGTCTTTAATCCCTCATCCGCTGCAGATGAGGCCGTCCCCCAGATGAACATCGACATTAATGATGATCAAGCAGCGATGTATGGGTTAAACCAAGAACAAATCCTAGGCCAAGTTCAAATGCAGTTTAATGGTCAGGTTGTCACTAGGTACAGTGAAGCCGGGGAAGAGATGGATGTTTCCATGATCTATCCGGAAGACACGCGCAGTACAATTAATGATTTAGAGGATATGAAAATTCAGTCCCAAACCGGATCTCAGGTCCCACTCCAGGAAGTTGCTTCGTTTGAGCAAATACAAGGACCTGTAGCATTACTACGGGAGAACCAACAGCCGCAAATGAACGTAACAAGCGCTATTAGCGGTCGTGATCTGGGAAGTGTTGTTGGAGATATAGAATCAGCACTTGAAGACATGAACTTGCCTGAAGGGTATAGCTATAATATGGGTGGCCAGGCCGAGGATATGGCGGATGCATTTTCACAACTGGCCTTAGCGCTCGTTTTCTCGATATTCCTGGTATATGCCGTCATGGCAATCCAATTTGAGAATTTCCTGTATCCGTTAATTATTATGTTCGCACTGCCAACAACCGTAGTCGGCGTAATGCTCGGATTCCTTGTAACGGGGCTGCCACTGAGCACTGTCGCATTCATTGGGCTCATCATGCTTGCCGGTATCGTTGTCAATAATTCGATCGTACTTGTCGATTACATGAATATACTAAGGCGAAAAGGCATGGAAAAACATGAAGCCATTATTGAAGCGGGTCGCAGCAGATTGCGCCCGATCCTGATGACAACATTAACAACTGTGTTAGCCATGGTGCCAATTGCACTGGCAATAGGCGAAGGTGCAGAATTACAGCAGCCATTAGCCGTAACCATTATATTCGGACTCAGCGTCTCGAGTATGTTCACATTGCTGCTTGTACCAGTGGTTTATTCTATGTTCGATGATTTAACCAAGAAAATTACAGAACGGAAGAAGAAAAAGGAAGTATAA
- a CDS encoding TetR/AcrR family transcriptional regulator, whose amino-acid sequence MNEKKMKLIEAGVRLVATQGYHNTSIQEIASEAGVSKGAFYLYFQSKEEFIETAYRFFHTEITQRFNRVKQENHSPREILEKQLTILIDYIYHYKEFIIMHLRENISVGQHTDKLMRQMKMENFHWLSESIQNIYADKVEELIVDAVIQFEGLINGYFKWIVIDNIHIERDKLSAFLIRRLDDIVHGMLTAKEEALTTIGRIPREYLTENKTSEQMISNSLIKLSEKIKKLDENPAKIKQLQEVVDAIEKEADKNKTRPVVIQGLLAHFRGFKEMQDECEQLASVLQVELLH is encoded by the coding sequence ATGAATGAAAAGAAAATGAAGTTAATTGAGGCTGGCGTAAGGTTAGTTGCCACGCAAGGCTACCACAATACATCTATCCAGGAAATTGCTAGTGAAGCTGGGGTATCGAAGGGCGCATTTTATTTATATTTTCAATCGAAAGAGGAATTTATCGAAACAGCTTACCGTTTTTTCCATACAGAAATTACCCAGAGGTTCAATCGAGTAAAGCAGGAGAACCATTCTCCCCGGGAAATTCTGGAGAAACAGCTCACCATCCTAATCGACTATATCTATCATTATAAAGAATTTATTATTATGCACCTGCGTGAAAATATCTCCGTTGGGCAGCATACGGATAAACTGATGAGACAGATGAAAATGGAAAATTTCCATTGGTTAAGCGAGTCGATACAAAACATCTATGCTGATAAAGTTGAGGAATTAATCGTTGATGCAGTTATTCAGTTTGAAGGGTTAATAAATGGTTATTTTAAATGGATTGTCATTGATAATATACATATCGAACGCGATAAATTGAGCGCGTTCCTTATTCGCAGGCTGGATGATATTGTCCACGGCATGCTCACCGCGAAGGAAGAAGCGCTGACCACCATTGGTCGTATTCCGCGTGAATATCTCACAGAAAATAAAACATCGGAACAGATGATCTCGAATAGTTTGATAAAATTAAGTGAGAAAATCAAGAAATTGGACGAAAATCCGGCAAAAATCAAACAGCTCCAGGAAGTGGTTGACGCGATTGAAAAAGAAGCAGATAAAAATAAAACGCGTCCTGTAGTGATACAAGGGTTGCTCGCACATTTCAGGGGGTTCAAAGAGATGCAGGATGAATGCGAACAACTGGCTAGCGTTCTGCAGGTGGAGCTTTTACATTAA